One Tunturibacter gelidoferens genomic region harbors:
- a CDS encoding glycosyltransferase family 4 protein, whose translation MKILHIISSGGMYGAEAVILNMSRTLNESSHSSILGVFSNSANPNLQLHEVAIAQGIDSHLISCAGQIDRTVPASIRELIARTNADIVHAHGYKADIYSYFALRQSAVPLISTCHTWYDNDLAVSLYGRADRFVLRSYAAVVAVSEEVSQRLLKAGVRKDRVHIVRNGIDLRPFDNASPLLRSVSSQDQPPIVGLVGRLATEKGVDIFLRAAARVLVELPSTKFVVVGEGPDREQLELLINELQIRRNVSMLGRRDDMPSVYASLDIMVSASRQEGLPIAILEGMASSLPIIATAVGAVPTVILDGRTGVLIPAENVETLASEIIKLLPNQTRRQNLGSAAKKLVEEEFSAQRMTADYLRIYEQAIATKKQTATTPSDSSAVPQGKTK comes from the coding sequence ATGAAGATCCTGCACATCATCAGTAGCGGAGGCATGTACGGCGCAGAGGCGGTGATCCTGAATATGTCGCGCACTCTGAACGAGAGCTCGCATTCGAGCATCCTCGGGGTCTTTTCGAACTCCGCGAACCCGAACCTGCAGCTTCACGAAGTTGCTATTGCGCAGGGGATCGACTCGCATCTGATCTCCTGCGCGGGACAGATTGATCGGACCGTACCTGCAAGCATCCGAGAGCTTATCGCTCGCACCAACGCGGACATCGTCCACGCGCACGGCTACAAAGCAGACATATACTCCTACTTCGCCCTGCGCCAATCGGCCGTTCCGCTCATCTCCACCTGCCACACTTGGTACGACAACGATCTGGCTGTCTCCCTATACGGGAGGGCGGACCGCTTCGTGCTCCGGAGTTACGCGGCAGTAGTTGCAGTGTCCGAAGAGGTGAGCCAGCGCCTGTTGAAGGCTGGCGTTCGCAAGGACAGGGTTCATATCGTTCGAAACGGCATCGACCTCCGCCCCTTCGATAACGCGTCTCCGTTGCTGCGAAGTGTCTCTTCCCAGGATCAACCTCCAATCGTAGGACTGGTTGGGAGGCTCGCCACGGAGAAGGGCGTAGACATCTTTCTTCGAGCGGCCGCGCGCGTCCTGGTTGAGCTTCCGTCTACAAAGTTCGTCGTGGTCGGCGAGGGGCCGGATCGCGAACAACTTGAATTGCTCATCAACGAGTTGCAGATTCGGAGAAACGTCTCCATGCTCGGACGTCGAGACGACATGCCTTCTGTCTACGCCTCGCTCGACATCATGGTCTCCGCGTCCCGCCAGGAGGGCCTGCCGATCGCCATTCTCGAGGGCATGGCAAGCAGCCTGCCAATCATTGCAACCGCAGTAGGCGCGGTGCCAACTGTAATTCTCGATGGTCGCACGGGAGTGCTCATTCCTGCGGAAAACGTCGAGACTCTGGCGTCGGAGATCATAAAACTCCTGCCAAACCAAACGCGGCGACAGAATCTCGGGAGCGCCGCGAAAAAACTCGTTGAAGAAGAGTTTTCCGCCCAGCGTATGACAGCAGACTACCTCCGCATCTACGAACAGGCGATCGCAACCAAGAAGCAAACCGCAACCACCCCCTCAGATTCCTCCGCAGTCCCGCAAGGAAAGACCAAGTGA